In the Alkaliphilus oremlandii OhILAs genome, one interval contains:
- the rluF gene encoding 23S rRNA pseudouridine(2604) synthase RluF → MRINKYISETGICSRREADQWIIDKRVTINGIVAELGSDVSPGDAVFVDHKPIGQKRKPVYIALNKPVGITCTTEKHVKGNIVDFVHHKERIFPIGRLDKDSQGLILLTNDGDIVNKILRAENNHEKEYIVTVNKPITPEFIKGMSSGVKILGTKTKPCKVTKINDTVFRIILTQGLNRQIRRMCQVFGYKVVKLQRIRIMNVKLKGLEIGQWRDLTKEELEGLIKNF, encoded by the coding sequence ATGAGAATTAATAAATACATCAGTGAAACAGGGATCTGCTCTAGAAGAGAGGCAGACCAATGGATTATAGATAAGAGAGTTACGATTAATGGAATTGTTGCTGAGCTGGGAAGCGATGTCTCGCCGGGAGATGCTGTCTTTGTAGATCATAAGCCCATTGGTCAAAAAAGAAAGCCTGTTTACATTGCCTTAAATAAACCTGTGGGCATAACCTGCACAACTGAAAAACATGTAAAGGGGAATATTGTAGACTTTGTTCATCATAAGGAGCGGATATTCCCCATCGGAAGATTGGACAAGGACTCACAAGGACTAATTCTTTTAACTAATGATGGGGATATTGTCAACAAGATTTTGCGCGCAGAAAATAATCATGAAAAGGAATACATCGTAACGGTGAATAAGCCCATCACTCCTGAATTTATTAAAGGGATGTCTTCCGGCGTGAAGATATTAGGAACAAAAACGAAGCCCTGTAAAGTGACGAAGATCAATGATACGGTATTTCGGATTATACTGACCCAAGGGTTAAATCGACAAATAAGAAGAATGTGTCAAGTCTTTGGATATAAGGTAGTAAAGCTTCAGCGAATACGGATAATGAATGTGAAGTTAAAAGGTTTAGAAATAGGCCAGTGGCGTGATCTTACGAAGGAAGAATTGGAAGGACTAATAAAGAATTTTTAA
- a CDS encoding sensor histidine kinase — protein MLIINVFVHDSIKNNLINGRIESTLSQASIISNIVSAELEDGHNKRMQINDIDLESILQKIATEFKGRILIIDLQKKVIFDSFHELRLRIINQKEVSDALKGMSITGEYWLDKYGDTMYTAVPIHRDGNTVGAVLLSTSLAHCYGEIGAIRDKLILISTLVLLAIVATTLRVANSISEPIKRLTQVMQNAAHGKLNEKVIISGENEISQLAKAYNFMNTKLSHIEEQRREFVGNVSHELKTPLSSMKLLSESLLIQPEVDVSIYKEFLKDIDSEINRLTKIIDSLLNLVDMDEEKLSIDYKLTYLNYLIEKVVNSIKPLAHEKNIEIIFGQWEKIQIYVDQDKIHQALTNIIYNAVKYTENNGKIEIGLFKKGNYAVIKISDTGIGIAEENIPHLFERFYRVDSARSRETGGTGLGLTISQQVISLHQGTIEVESVVNEGTTFYVKLPIEYMLGDKN, from the coding sequence TTGCTGATAATCAATGTTTTTGTTCACGATTCCATTAAAAACAATTTGATCAACGGACGGATTGAAAGCACTTTAAGTCAAGCCAGTATTATTTCTAATATCGTATCTGCTGAATTAGAGGATGGTCATAATAAGAGGATGCAAATAAATGATATTGATTTAGAGTCCATACTACAAAAAATAGCGACTGAATTTAAAGGTAGAATCCTCATTATCGACTTGCAAAAAAAAGTAATATTTGATTCCTTTCATGAATTACGGCTAAGAATAATCAATCAAAAAGAGGTATCAGATGCTTTAAAGGGTATGTCCATAACTGGTGAATACTGGTTGGATAAGTATGGGGATACCATGTATACGGCTGTACCAATTCATCGGGATGGCAATACTGTAGGTGCGGTCTTACTATCGACATCACTTGCCCATTGTTACGGTGAAATAGGTGCCATTCGAGATAAACTGATACTTATTTCCACCCTTGTTCTTTTAGCAATTGTAGCTACTACCTTAAGAGTCGCAAACTCCATATCGGAGCCCATCAAGCGCTTAACACAAGTTATGCAAAATGCTGCACATGGAAAATTAAACGAAAAAGTTATCATCAGCGGGGAAAATGAAATTAGTCAACTGGCTAAAGCCTATAATTTTATGAATACAAAGCTGAGTCATATTGAAGAGCAGAGAAGAGAATTTGTAGGCAATGTTTCCCACGAGCTCAAAACACCTTTAAGCTCCATGAAGCTGCTATCAGAATCTCTTTTAATTCAACCAGAGGTTGATGTTTCAATTTACAAAGAATTTTTAAAGGATATCGATTCGGAAATCAACCGGTTAACTAAAATTATAGACAGTTTATTAAATCTGGTGGATATGGATGAAGAAAAACTCAGTATTGACTATAAGCTGACGTATTTGAACTATCTAATTGAAAAGGTGGTTAATTCCATTAAACCTCTGGCTCATGAAAAAAATATCGAAATTATTTTTGGACAATGGGAAAAAATTCAGATCTATGTAGATCAAGATAAAATACACCAAGCATTGACCAATATCATTTATAATGCTGTAAAATATACAGAGAATAACGGTAAAATCGAAATAGGCTTATTTAAAAAGGGAAACTATGCCGTTATTAAAATTAGTGATACGGGAATTGGAATAGCAGAAGAAAATATACCACATCTATTTGAACGATTTTATCGAGTGGATAGTGCGAGATCTAGGGAAACTGGCGGAACGGGCTTGGGGCTAACCATTTCACAACAAGTGATTAGCCTGCATCAAGGAACCATAGAGGTAGAAAGCGTAGTAAATGAGGGGACAACATTCTATGTAAAATTACCGATTGAATATATGCTAGGAGATAAGAATTAA
- a CDS encoding biotin transporter BioY: protein MNYNLGVNKGRRISVSEMTKISLCTALLAISSYIVFPIPFTPIMLTAQTIIVNLIGLILTPLHGAISVLLFIVLGAIGLPIFAGGAGGLSAILGPTGGFIIGFLFSAIAISYLKGRKTNILRYVLVTVFIGMPVTYLLGASYMSYALNMDYKKAIELAVIPFLLGDAIKCVIASIIAARVHRILENMKP, encoded by the coding sequence ATGAATTATAATTTAGGTGTGAATAAAGGGAGAAGAATTTCTGTTTCAGAGATGACTAAAATATCTTTATGTACGGCATTGCTTGCAATATCGTCGTATATTGTTTTTCCAATACCCTTTACGCCGATCATGCTCACTGCACAGACGATCATCGTGAACTTAATCGGTTTAATCTTAACTCCGCTTCATGGGGCCATATCTGTGCTGCTATTCATAGTACTAGGTGCCATTGGTTTACCAATATTCGCAGGTGGTGCTGGCGGTCTAAGTGCAATATTAGGACCAACCGGTGGGTTTATTATTGGATTTTTATTTTCAGCCATTGCAATCAGTTACTTAAAAGGCAGGAAGACCAATATTCTTCGATACGTGTTGGTCACTGTATTCATAGGAATGCCTGTTACTTATTTATTGGGCGCTTCTTACATGAGCTATGCTCTAAATATGGATTATAAAAAAGCCATAGAGCTTGCTGTCATTCCCTTTCTGCTAGGAGATGCGATTAAATGCGTTATTGCATCAATCATTGCTGCAAGGGTTCATAGGATTCTTGAGAATATGAAACCTTAG
- a CDS encoding Lon protease family protein, with amino-acid sequence MLEKYRLPVERLTSPCNIEDLSFETTKDLEPLQGIIGQNRGVQALTFGLKIQRKGYNIYVSGISGTGRSSYTKSITNEFANKLPIPNDWVYVYNFDNKYSPKALDLEPGFGTQFKNDVEDMVEKLKKFIPDTFKGVEYEVRRNEIVKVFQEKNQKVMDELNNKAREYGFSFRATENGLMTTPLKNGVPMKQEEYASLSPQEIEDIMHRSNDLNINTIEIIDRFRMLEEELIERVKQLDRNICYDIINFEVNKIYKKYAQRKCIVEYINQLEGDIIENIEKFKGAYLETSDMQSGNPLDTTLNSSEEFFNRYKVNLFIDNSRLEYAPIVDESNPTFNNLLGTIEYKNELGILKTDFMQIKPGALHLANGGFLIINTKELLNNALSWDILKRALKTEQINIENLNKQMGHVVASTLKPEPIPLDIKVILIGDNYTYNALYSYDDDFRKLFKVMAEFDVEMTKNQENVYKMAKFIADHCQKEGLKSFDKEAVARVVEYSSRLADHQEKLTSRFSKIVEILYEADLWAEDEGATIIGKKHIEKAIREKVFRSGKYEEKLNEMFLDGTLLIDVDGERVGQINGLAVMGTGEYSFGKPSRITATTFSGEEGVINIEREANQSGNIHDKGVLTLSGYLGEKYAKFEPMGLSVSIGFEQNYSLIDGDSASSTELYAILSSISEVPIKQYIAVTGSVNQKGEIQPIGGVNEKIEGFFEICRAMGLTGKQGVMIPKQNIKNLMLKEDVLRAVGNNKFHIYAIATIDEGIEILTGREAGTIDENGKYPEGTINHLIVNKLRKMSKIKASKDK; translated from the coding sequence ATGTTGGAGAAATATCGCCTACCTGTGGAAAGGCTTACAAGTCCATGCAATATAGAAGATTTATCATTTGAAACCACAAAGGATTTAGAGCCGCTGCAGGGAATCATAGGGCAAAATAGAGGAGTACAAGCATTAACCTTTGGTCTGAAAATTCAAAGGAAGGGCTATAATATTTACGTTTCAGGGATTAGTGGTACTGGAAGAAGTAGTTATACAAAATCAATTACCAATGAATTTGCAAACAAATTACCCATTCCCAATGATTGGGTTTATGTATATAATTTTGATAATAAATATTCGCCCAAAGCCTTGGATTTAGAGCCAGGCTTTGGCACCCAATTTAAAAATGATGTAGAAGACATGGTTGAAAAACTGAAAAAGTTCATCCCAGATACTTTTAAGGGTGTAGAATATGAAGTCCGAAGGAATGAAATCGTAAAGGTCTTTCAAGAAAAAAATCAGAAAGTAATGGATGAACTCAACAACAAAGCCAGAGAATATGGATTTTCGTTTAGAGCGACAGAAAACGGATTGATGACTACGCCTTTAAAAAATGGTGTTCCAATGAAACAGGAAGAATATGCAAGCTTATCACCACAAGAGATTGAAGATATCATGCACCGCTCTAACGATCTCAATATTAACACCATTGAAATTATTGATCGTTTTCGGATGTTAGAAGAAGAACTTATCGAAAGAGTGAAACAATTAGATCGAAATATATGCTATGATATCATAAACTTTGAGGTAAACAAGATCTATAAAAAATATGCACAAAGAAAATGCATCGTTGAATACATCAATCAGCTCGAGGGAGATATTATTGAAAATATCGAGAAATTTAAAGGAGCATATCTAGAAACCAGTGATATGCAGTCTGGAAATCCTTTAGATACAACATTAAATTCTAGTGAAGAGTTCTTTAATCGATACAAGGTAAATTTGTTCATTGACAATAGTAGATTAGAGTATGCGCCTATTGTTGATGAATCAAACCCTACTTTTAATAATCTTCTTGGTACCATAGAATATAAAAATGAGTTGGGTATCCTTAAAACAGATTTCATGCAAATAAAACCCGGTGCATTACACTTAGCCAATGGTGGTTTCCTAATCATCAATACGAAGGAGCTGTTAAACAATGCGCTGTCTTGGGATATATTAAAGAGAGCTTTAAAAACAGAACAGATTAATATAGAAAATCTAAATAAGCAGATGGGTCATGTAGTTGCTTCAACTTTAAAACCAGAGCCGATTCCATTAGACATCAAAGTTATACTGATCGGAGATAATTATACCTATAATGCTTTATATAGTTATGATGATGATTTTCGAAAACTATTCAAGGTCATGGCTGAATTTGATGTGGAAATGACAAAAAATCAAGAAAATGTATATAAGATGGCTAAATTTATTGCAGATCACTGCCAGAAAGAAGGTTTAAAAAGCTTTGATAAAGAGGCCGTGGCTAGGGTGGTAGAATATAGTTCTAGACTGGCGGACCATCAGGAAAAGCTTACCTCTAGGTTCAGTAAAATTGTTGAAATTCTCTATGAAGCAGACTTGTGGGCAGAAGATGAAGGTGCTACAATTATTGGAAAGAAACATATAGAAAAGGCCATTCGAGAAAAAGTTTTTCGAAGTGGAAAATATGAGGAAAAACTTAATGAAATGTTCTTGGATGGAACGCTTTTAATCGATGTAGATGGAGAAAGGGTTGGGCAGATCAACGGCTTAGCGGTCATGGGAACTGGTGAGTATAGCTTTGGAAAGCCCAGTAGAATAACGGCCACAACCTTCAGTGGGGAAGAAGGTGTAATCAATATCGAAAGAGAAGCGAATCAGAGTGGCAATATTCATGACAAAGGTGTATTGACATTGAGTGGATATTTGGGAGAAAAGTATGCAAAATTCGAGCCGATGGGCTTATCTGTAAGCATCGGTTTTGAACAGAATTATTCACTGATCGATGGAGACAGTGCTTCTAGCACGGAGCTGTATGCGATTTTATCCAGCATTTCTGAAGTGCCAATTAAGCAGTATATCGCAGTTACTGGCTCTGTCAATCAAAAAGGAGAGATTCAGCCAATTGGTGGTGTCAATGAAAAGATAGAAGGTTTTTTTGAAATATGCAGGGCCATGGGACTCACTGGAAAGCAAGGGGTTATGATTCCAAAGCAGAATATTAAAAATCTCATGCTGAAGGAAGACGTTCTTCGGGCAGTTGGAAATAATAAGTTTCATATTTATGCCATTGCAACCATTGATGAAGGGATCGAAATATTGACCGGAAGAGAAGCAGGCACCATCGATGAAAATGGCAAATATCCGGAGGGAACGATCAACCATCTCATCGTAAATAAATTAAGAAAAATGTCAAAAATCAAAGCAAGTAAAGACAAGTAA
- a CDS encoding GerMN domain-containing protein has translation MKKNITHIMIFGMILFITALSIYRLNRDDNQKNSNLNMEIAPVLEKKVELVTLYFPNKGRQYLVRENRVIEQTIEKKEELILKELIKGPVSDQNAPSIPSGVKINAIVYKEDTIYIDLSKELKTETDFSGNSEILTIYSIVNSLTELKTVKNVKIMIDGEEGILHRYMPLDNTYRQNLKLVHNSIQNPIEVVKNYFSFIESGSYREAYDLIYKPAHIDLDYSMFYHYQKQRNIYKFNIYTYEMTDEEDSKVVTLEYSEIDGLGKRSYYSNQKFYLKNYYGEWKIVFDNISNIANAER, from the coding sequence ATGAAGAAAAACATTACGCATATTATGATATTCGGTATGATTTTATTTATAACCGCCCTTAGCATATACCGATTGAATAGAGATGATAATCAGAAAAACAGTAATTTAAATATGGAGATCGCTCCCGTTCTTGAAAAAAAAGTAGAATTGGTTACACTGTATTTTCCCAATAAAGGTAGACAATACCTAGTGAGAGAAAACAGAGTGATTGAACAAACCATAGAAAAAAAAGAAGAATTGATCTTAAAGGAACTGATTAAAGGGCCGGTATCTGATCAAAATGCTCCTTCTATTCCCAGCGGTGTTAAAATTAATGCCATCGTTTATAAAGAAGATACCATCTATATCGATTTATCAAAAGAGCTAAAAACCGAGACGGATTTTAGTGGGAATAGTGAAATTTTAACCATTTATTCTATCGTAAATTCACTGACGGAGCTGAAAACCGTGAAAAATGTTAAGATTATGATAGACGGGGAAGAAGGCATTTTACATCGATATATGCCTTTGGATAACACCTATAGACAAAACTTAAAATTGGTTCATAACTCTATTCAAAACCCAATTGAGGTGGTTAAAAACTATTTTTCTTTCATTGAATCTGGAAGTTATAGAGAAGCCTATGATCTTATCTATAAACCAGCCCATATCGATTTAGATTATTCAATGTTTTACCATTACCAGAAACAGCGAAATATATATAAATTTAATATATACACTTACGAAATGACCGATGAAGAAGATTCAAAAGTGGTTACCTTAGAATACAGTGAGATCGATGGCTTAGGAAAAAGGTCTTATTATAGCAATCAAAAGTTTTACCTAAAGAATTATTATGGAGAATGGAAGATTGTTTTTGACAATATTTCAAATATCGCCAACGCAGAAAGGTAG
- a CDS encoding BofC C-terminal domain-containing protein has protein sequence MRRKNKPSFILGVVIVALLFGSIGFGIGYYRYSSEIARQKQERRKEQDMLNALIKSQQESLNQFNNSSEAPVASHEDTLSRETKLVYKTIYTQCQDSTEDTVFPTSDLVGLNEKGLKEYLKKNKPNWEIEHFSKESITIVKRENKLCPDHYLVSVHNGYISIYQYDENGEKKLVEQTDVSVKSLPVVDQEKLQRGIILKTLEDVYQLLEDFSS, from the coding sequence ATGCGAAGAAAAAACAAACCATCGTTTATATTAGGAGTAGTTATAGTGGCTCTGCTTTTTGGTTCTATTGGTTTCGGAATTGGTTATTATAGGTATTCTTCAGAAATAGCACGGCAAAAGCAAGAAAGAAGAAAAGAGCAGGATATGTTAAATGCCTTAATCAAATCACAACAGGAGAGCTTGAACCAATTTAATAATAGCAGCGAAGCACCTGTTGCCAGCCACGAGGATACCTTGAGCAGAGAAACGAAATTGGTCTATAAGACAATCTATACACAATGTCAGGACTCCACTGAAGACACGGTGTTTCCAACATCGGATCTTGTTGGTCTTAATGAAAAAGGCCTAAAGGAATATTTAAAGAAAAATAAGCCCAACTGGGAGATCGAACATTTCTCTAAAGAAAGTATTACAATTGTTAAAAGAGAAAATAAATTGTGCCCGGACCACTATTTGGTTTCTGTTCACAATGGTTATATCAGTATTTATCAATACGATGAAAATGGAGAAAAGAAGCTGGTAGAACAAACGGACGTGTCTGTAAAGAGTCTTCCTGTAGTAGATCAGGAAAAGCTGCAAAGAGGGATCATACTGAAAACATTAGAGGATGTATACCAATTGTTAGAGGATTTTAGTAGCTAA